The Verrucomicrobium spinosum DSM 4136 = JCM 18804 genome includes a region encoding these proteins:
- a CDS encoding DUF1501 domain-containing protein: MKSLLHKADEITRRDFVMRAAKTCLGVSVLDVLAGTHAQGAFEGAAKVRQVPTAKNVIYLYMSGGMSHLDTFGVVPGAEEMGATKAIATSADGVQISEYLPTVAKSMHHGVVLKSLTSTQGAHAQGNYFVHTSYTMRGATRHPSMGAWMTAFQGRNNPALPGSVIITGDSKHPGGGFFDASIAPLVLNNPAGGLANSSRLASLTEGDFDYRLGLSARLDAGFQNAYSYKGVKAYADVYRDAVRVMKSEDLTAFDLSKEPESAHEAYGSDNFGQGCLLARRLVEHGVRFVEVNLGGWDTHQDNFIRVPEKCATLDQALGALLPDLDRRGLLNETLVVLTTEFGRTPKVNQNDGRDHYPKAFCSAMWGGGLKGGQVYGKTDRGIEVVEDKIGVPDLNATIGYAVGLPLDQVIYSPTKRPFTVADHGQPLTQLFA, from the coding sequence ATGAAAAGTCTCCTCCATAAAGCAGACGAGATCACCCGCCGCGACTTTGTGATGCGCGCCGCCAAGACCTGTCTCGGGGTCTCCGTGCTGGACGTGCTGGCTGGGACGCATGCCCAAGGGGCCTTTGAAGGGGCTGCGAAGGTCCGCCAGGTCCCCACGGCCAAGAACGTGATCTATCTGTATATGAGCGGGGGGATGAGCCACCTGGACACCTTTGGCGTCGTGCCCGGTGCTGAGGAAATGGGGGCTACCAAAGCCATTGCGACCTCTGCCGACGGCGTGCAGATCAGTGAATACCTTCCCACGGTGGCAAAGTCCATGCATCATGGCGTGGTGCTCAAGTCGCTCACCTCCACCCAGGGGGCACATGCTCAAGGAAATTACTTCGTTCACACCAGCTACACCATGCGGGGTGCCACGCGGCATCCTTCCATGGGGGCCTGGATGACCGCTTTTCAAGGGCGGAACAACCCAGCGCTCCCCGGGAGCGTGATCATCACTGGCGACAGCAAGCACCCGGGAGGGGGATTTTTTGACGCCTCCATTGCTCCCCTGGTGCTCAACAACCCGGCCGGTGGCCTGGCCAACAGCAGCCGGCTGGCTTCGCTCACGGAAGGGGACTTTGACTACCGTCTGGGCCTCTCGGCCCGCTTGGACGCGGGCTTTCAGAATGCCTACAGCTACAAGGGTGTGAAGGCCTATGCTGATGTGTACCGTGATGCGGTGCGAGTCATGAAGAGTGAAGACCTGACGGCTTTTGACCTGAGCAAGGAGCCCGAGTCGGCCCATGAAGCTTATGGGAGTGACAATTTCGGCCAGGGGTGTCTGCTGGCGCGCCGTCTCGTGGAACACGGGGTGCGCTTTGTGGAAGTGAACCTTGGGGGCTGGGACACGCACCAGGACAACTTCATTCGCGTGCCGGAGAAGTGCGCTACGCTGGATCAGGCCCTGGGAGCGTTGCTGCCGGACCTGGATCGTCGTGGGCTCCTCAATGAAACGCTCGTGGTGCTGACCACCGAATTCGGCCGCACGCCCAAGGTGAATCAGAACGACGGGCGTGATCACTATCCCAAGGCCTTCTGCTCCGCGATGTGGGGTGGGGGTCTCAAGGGCGGCCAGGTGTACGGCAAGACGGATCGTGGCATCGAAGTGGTAGAGGACAAGATCGGGGTGCCCGATCTCAATGCGACCATTGGCTATGCCGTCGGTCTGCCGCTTGACCAGGTCATCTACTCGCCCACGAAGCGTCCCTTCACGGTGGCAGATCATGGCCAGCCGCTGACGCAGTTGTTTGCGTAG
- a CDS encoding ADP-ribosylglycohydrolase family protein: MTAPTPAPLSPPSLEPSADRAAGAIVGAFIGDALGLGPHWYYDLDELRRDFGPWISGYTDPKPHAKYHAGMKGGDLSQTGIIMLHLLRSLADRGGYNESDFTRRLDEQFLPLLDGTPYVGPGGYTNHSIRQVWQARVKEGKPWGQTGGNADTSEAAERVTLLAARYAMTPGLAARHAWENTHLSQTDSLVVQQSVGYACVLSLLIRGEAFDEDLSGKLMDRVRNGEIPFVVPSSIASSSPSATAGFGFASPDALLLPSWVAKSASDPDTRVEPAWKVSQVYGLSCAIQFVLPAAYHLAARFPDDFESAVLHAINGGGQNMSRACLAGALLGAQVGLSGIPARFVEGLADGPEIVQLAKVVAGAVS; the protein is encoded by the coding sequence ATGACCGCCCCCACCCCTGCACCCCTTTCTCCTCCTTCACTTGAACCGTCTGCAGATCGCGCCGCGGGAGCTATTGTTGGCGCCTTCATCGGGGATGCGCTGGGCCTCGGTCCCCACTGGTACTATGATCTGGACGAACTGCGGAGGGATTTCGGACCCTGGATCAGCGGCTACACCGACCCCAAACCGCACGCCAAATATCACGCGGGGATGAAGGGCGGCGATTTGTCGCAGACCGGCATCATCATGCTCCATCTGCTTCGCTCCCTTGCCGATCGGGGTGGCTACAACGAGTCCGACTTCACCCGTCGGCTCGACGAGCAGTTCCTCCCGCTGCTTGACGGCACACCTTATGTCGGTCCCGGCGGATACACCAACCACTCCATCCGCCAAGTCTGGCAGGCCCGAGTCAAGGAAGGGAAACCTTGGGGCCAGACCGGCGGCAATGCAGATACATCGGAAGCCGCCGAACGAGTCACCCTGCTGGCCGCCCGCTATGCCATGACACCCGGGCTTGCCGCCCGCCACGCCTGGGAAAACACCCATCTCTCCCAGACCGACTCTTTGGTGGTGCAGCAGTCGGTCGGCTACGCCTGCGTGCTTTCCCTTCTCATCCGGGGTGAAGCGTTTGACGAGGACCTCTCCGGCAAACTCATGGACAGGGTCCGCAACGGAGAGATTCCGTTTGTCGTCCCTTCATCCATCGCCTCATCATCTCCCTCCGCTACGGCAGGGTTTGGCTTTGCTTCGCCAGATGCCCTGCTGCTGCCTTCCTGGGTCGCAAAGTCTGCCTCCGATCCCGACACCCGGGTCGAACCAGCATGGAAGGTCTCGCAAGTATATGGGCTGTCATGCGCCATTCAGTTCGTGCTGCCCGCGGCCTATCACCTCGCCGCCCGCTTCCCTGATGATTTTGAGAGTGCCGTGCTCCACGCCATCAATGGTGGCGGGCAAAACATGTCCCGCGCCTGCCTGGCCGGTGCTTTGCTCGGCGCTCAAGTGGGCTTGAGCGGCATCCCGGCACGCTTTGTTGAGGGACTAGCGGACGGGCCGGAGATTGTGCAGCTTGCCAAAGTGGTCGCAGGGGCCGTTTCGTGA
- a CDS encoding ISAs1-like element ISVsp7 family transposase, translated as MTHSLPPQGTLEALRAKFAQIHDPRQAGKVRHRIDEVLIIAFCSTLCDGESYLDMGDFAQSQLSWLQSFLPLKHGAPSHDVFRNVLMAIQPQALLEVLTGWCGDLEGRHIAIDGKALRGTHNAETGRHLVHLLRAWVDDYHLSAGQITCHEKSNEIEAIPRLLESLQLKGATVTIDAMGTQAHIAEQITGAGADYVLALKANHPRAHETVRKHFTEAERLDLSPSHHRKSVTLELSHGRCERREYTITEELDWYHKSWKWAGLQSVAQVRRQVQRSHDGPPLEEVHYFLCSFKADVERLAKLVRGHWSVENRCHWVLDVTFNEDHCQVRDRNAAHNLTILREMVIPTLHRHPAKVSLRRKRKLATMDPAFRLQMLGLLHA; from the coding sequence GTGACCCACTCCCTTCCTCCTCAAGGCACTTTGGAAGCCCTCCGGGCCAAGTTTGCCCAGATTCATGATCCCCGCCAGGCTGGCAAAGTACGTCATCGCATTGATGAGGTGCTCATCATCGCTTTCTGTTCGACTCTCTGCGATGGCGAAAGCTATTTGGATATGGGGGATTTTGCCCAGAGCCAGCTGTCGTGGCTGCAAAGCTTTCTTCCTCTGAAGCATGGGGCTCCGTCCCACGACGTGTTTCGCAATGTGCTCATGGCCATACAACCGCAGGCCCTGCTTGAGGTGCTCACGGGCTGGTGTGGCGACCTTGAGGGCAGACATATTGCCATAGATGGCAAAGCTCTGCGCGGCACTCACAACGCTGAAACCGGCAGGCACTTGGTCCATTTACTACGGGCCTGGGTGGACGACTACCACCTCAGCGCCGGGCAGATCACCTGCCATGAGAAGAGCAACGAAATTGAGGCCATTCCCCGTCTGCTGGAAAGCCTGCAACTCAAAGGGGCCACCGTCACCATTGATGCCATGGGCACCCAAGCTCACATTGCCGAGCAAATCACCGGGGCAGGGGCCGATTATGTCCTGGCACTCAAGGCCAACCACCCAAGGGCTCATGAGACTGTAAGAAAGCACTTCACGGAAGCCGAGCGCCTGGACCTCAGCCCCTCCCACCATCGCAAAAGCGTGACGCTGGAACTCTCCCACGGGCGCTGTGAAAGACGTGAGTACACCATCACTGAGGAACTTGACTGGTACCACAAGAGCTGGAAATGGGCCGGACTGCAAAGCGTGGCACAGGTGCGCCGCCAGGTGCAGCGCAGCCACGATGGGCCGCCGTTGGAAGAGGTGCACTACTTCCTGTGCAGCTTCAAAGCCGATGTGGAACGCCTTGCCAAACTGGTGCGCGGACACTGGAGTGTTGAAAACCGCTGCCACTGGGTGCTGGATGTGACCTTCAATGAGGACCACTGCCAGGTGAGGGACCGCAACGCGGCCCACAACCTCACCATCCTGCGCGAAATGGTCATCCCCACCCTGCACCGGCACCCAGCAAAAGTCAGCCTGCGCAGGAAGCGCAAACTCGCCACCATGGACCCGGCCTTCAGGCTCCAAATGCTAGGCCTCCTTCATGCGTAA
- a CDS encoding sugar phosphate isomerase/epimerase family protein produces MAKIKFGSEVYTWFMQGSGQAYNNKLDHMIKVAGESGFAGIEPMHFWMGDLADPAKLKEHLEKNNVELAGIALVCGWNEATETADERKQADDTIAILKNFPGAKLCTVPLPTNRKNIHERRLNLVKNVNAVSRRAVEQGISCSFHPNSPPSSVVRTQEDYDVIINSLDPTVTGWTPDVGHIARGGMDVIATLDKWSHLVDHIHYKDFSGNGPEPWAKMGTGKLDFHKITEWLVVRKFEGWIICEDECHEAIGDPDGVTRQNGQWCKENLAGLVE; encoded by the coding sequence ATGGCCAAAATCAAGTTCGGCTCCGAAGTCTACACCTGGTTCATGCAGGGCTCCGGACAAGCCTACAACAACAAGCTCGACCACATGATCAAGGTGGCGGGTGAGAGCGGATTTGCCGGCATCGAGCCCATGCACTTCTGGATGGGCGACCTGGCCGATCCCGCCAAGCTCAAGGAACATCTGGAAAAGAACAATGTCGAACTGGCCGGCATTGCCCTGGTTTGCGGCTGGAATGAGGCGACGGAAACCGCCGACGAGCGCAAGCAGGCGGACGACACCATCGCCATTCTCAAGAATTTCCCCGGTGCCAAACTCTGCACGGTGCCCCTTCCGACGAATCGGAAGAACATCCACGAGCGTCGTCTGAACCTTGTGAAGAATGTCAATGCCGTGAGCCGTCGCGCCGTCGAGCAGGGCATCTCCTGCTCCTTCCACCCGAACAGCCCCCCTTCCTCCGTGGTGCGCACCCAGGAAGACTATGACGTCATCATCAACAGCCTGGACCCCACCGTGACCGGCTGGACACCGGACGTGGGCCACATCGCCCGCGGTGGTATGGACGTCATCGCTACGCTGGACAAGTGGAGCCACCTCGTGGACCACATCCACTACAAGGACTTCTCCGGCAACGGTCCTGAGCCCTGGGCCAAGATGGGCACCGGCAAGCTCGACTTCCACAAGATCACGGAATGGCTCGTGGTCCGTAAGTTCGAAGGCTGGATCATCTGTGAAGATGAGTGCCATGAAGCCATCGGTGATCCGGACGGCGTGACCCGCCAAAACGGCCAGTGGTGCAAAGAAAACCTCGCCGGTCTGGTCGAGTAG